The genomic stretch TCTTGATGCTGGGTGTGTGGTTCGCCGTGGCGGAATGGGTCATCGGGTGCTCTCTTCCCAGAGTTCGCTCAGGTGGAGGGTGGCGGCAAGTGGGTCATCGGCTGCGCAGATGGCCCGCACCACGGCAATTCCCGCTGCCCCGGCGGCGGCCAGTGGGCTCACGTCTTCTTCATGAATCCCACCGATGGCGATCACCGGCAGCTTGGTGGATAACACCACGCGGGCCAGGCCGACGTGACCCAGCGGCTCGGGATGATCCTTTTTGGTGGGGGTGGCGTGTACCGCGCCAACACCCAGATATGTAATGGTCCCGGGTAGGTGCTCCTCGAGAGTATTGGCGACCCGAATTTCCTGCGCCGTAGCGGCGCTGAGTCCCAGGATGGCGTCGGGGCCAATGAGTTGACGGACCACGGCCGGGCCAAGATCCGACTGGCCAATGTGCACACCCTGTACCGAGGCCCCGGCGGCACGGGCCGCCAGATACACGTCCACTCGATCGTTGATCAGCAGATCCGCGCGCCCGTCGGTGTGCTTGGCGCAGGCCAGAACGATGTCCAGGAATTCCGCGGCGGAGGTGTCCTTACAACGCAGTTGAACGGTTCTGATACCGCCGGCCACGGCCTGGGCCACCACGTCGTGAAGTTCCCGCCCGGCGGTGGAGGCCGAATCTGCCACCAGATATACACCACGGGTAATGCTCGGGCTCATGAGAATACCGCCGTGGCACGAAGCTGTTCGGGGGATAGTAAGTGCAGGGCATCGAGGAAAGCGGGGGCGAAGGAGCCCGGGCCCAAGGACATGGCCTCGGCGCGCGTTGCGGCGGCCGAGTAGAAGGCATGAGCACTCACCGTGGCCACCAGTGGATCGGGGTGGGCTGGAAGAAACGCTGCACAGATGGCCCCCAGGGCGCAGCCGCCGCCGGTGATCCGGGTGAGCATGGGGCTGCCACCGTGAACGTGCACGCTGCGTCTGCCGTCGGTGATCAGATCCGTGGCGCCGGAAACCGCCACCACCGCTCCGGTGCGTAGGGCCAGTTGCCGCGCGGCGTGGGCCGCAGCAGTTACCGAGTCGGTGGATTCAACTCCGCGGCCGCCACCTCCACTCCCGGCCAGCACCAGGATTTCCGAGGGATTGCCGCGAATCACCGTGGGGGAAGCCGCGGCGAATTCATGGGCCAGAGACGTGCGGATACGCAGCGCGCCGATGGCCACCGGGTCCAGGACCCACGGGGTGTGTGCGACGGTAGCCGCGGCCACCGTCTCGCGCATCGAAGCGCGTTGTTCGCTCCCGGGTGTCCCCAAATTCACCAACACACTCGAGGCCAGCGCAGCGAAGTCCCCGGATTCACCGGGGAAATCAACCATGGCGGCAGAAGCGCCAGCGGCCAGCAGCACATTGGCGGTGAAGTTGGTGACCACGGCATTGGTCAGGCATTGGACCAACGGTGCACCGGCACGCATCGATTCCAGGGTGTCGGCGAGTACGCCGGGGTCAAGAAAATATGAAGGCGCAATGGCAGGCATTGGCGACATCCCTCCGCTAGCACTAACTAGTTCAGGTTCAACGGGTCTTTTCTCAGCCGGCTCTATGCGCCGGCACCCCGTGTCACTGCCCTTGAGCCTATCGACTTGCTTCACGCGGGGACAAGTCGATGTCGTGGCTCAGCGCGCCGGTGAGGTGATGAATCGTGGCGGTCTTTATGGCAGGAGGGTACGCGACGTAGGCTCGGAGCTATGGGCACTTTTCCTACACCCCCGAATCCCGTCGCACCCAGTGGCTCGACGGCGCTGAATCAGCTTGAGCTGCCGCAGGTAGTCACCACCTTGCCGGAGCATATCGTTGAGCTCGTCGCATCGATGCACGATGTGGTGTCCACTCGGCTTGCGCACCCTCGCCGTTTTCGGGCTTCGCAGCTCAAGGCGCTCGAACGCATGCTGGAGGCCCATGAACAGGACTTCCTCGACGCGCTCGCCGATGACCTGGGCAAGGGTCCGGTGGAGGCGAAGATGACCGAGATCGACATGGTGCGCGTGGAGATTGATCATGCGCAGCTGCATCTCTCGGAGTGGATGGAATCCAAGTCGGTGAAGATCCCGTTGGCCCTCCAGCCGGCCGCGGCGAAAATCGAGCCACAGCCGCTGGGCGTGGTGCTGGTCATCGGTGCCTGGAACTACCCGCTGCAGTTGATCCTTGCGCCGCTGGTTGCCTCCATTGCCGCTGGCAACGTCACGGTTCTGAAGCCTTCGGAGCTGGCCCCGGCGACCTCGGCACTATTGGGTCGACTGATTCCTCAGTTCCTTGATCAGCGTGCCTGTGCCGTTGTTCAGGGTGGAGCCTCAACCACCACGGTGCTGCTCAAGCAGCAGTTTGACCACATTTTTTACACCGGTGGGGAGCGCGTGGGCAAGATTGTGGCCGTCGCCGCGGCCCAGCAGCTCACCCCGGTGACCCTGGAGTTGGGTGGTAAGTCCCCGGCCGTGGTGATGGACGGAGCTAGCGCCGCGGTGGCGCGTCGTCTCGTGTTCGGGAAGTTTATGAATGCGGGTCAGACCTGCGTGGCTCCGGATTATGTCTTGGCGGTCGGAGACTCGGCGCGAGCGCTGGAGAAATCCTTGGCGAAGGTCATCACCTCCTTCTACGGCAAAAATCCATTGCTGAGTAAGGACTATGGGCGCATCGTCAACCGAGCCCATTTTGACCGCCTGGTCGCCTGTCTAGAGGACGGCGAGGTGCTCATCGGTGGAGGTTACGACGAGGACACCTTGAAAATTGAACCGACCGTCATGATCAACATCGATCCTGATTCCCCGCTGCTGCGGGAGGAGATCTTCGGACCGATCCTGCCGATCATCTCGGTGGAGAGTTTTGATGCTGCGGTGCGTTTTGTTAATGCGCGTCCAAACCCGTTGGTCGCCTACCTTTTCAGTGAGAACCCGCGGCTGCAATCGGCCTATGGGGATCAGGTGCGGGCCGGGGCCATCGTGCACAACGCGCCCAACGTGCACCTTGCCGTTCCAACGCTGCCCTTTGGTGGCGTGGGCACCTCCGGAATGGGTTCATACCACGGACGGCATGGGTTCGAGCGGCTCTCGCAAATGCGTGCGGTATTGGGTAAGACCACCGTGGTGGATACGATGCGGGCCGTCTACCCGCCATACACCTGGGCCAAGTCAAAGATCATCGACAGAATGCTCTAAGTCCTCAAGGAGAAAAAGAATAAGGCCCCAACCTGTATCTATTCCATACATGGAATAGATACAGGTTGGGGCCTTTGAGGATTCCCAGCTACCTAGAGAAACCGCAGCGTGACTAGCCGAGCACCGTATCAACGATCGTTTTGGCCTCGGCCTGAACCCGAGCCAAATGCTCATCGCCCAGGAACGACTCGGCATAGATCTTGTACTTGTCTTCCGTACCCGACGGGCGTGCGGCGAACCAGGCGTTCTCGGTCGTGACCTTCAAGCCACCGATCTTCGCCCCATTTCCCGGAGCCTCGGTGAGCCGTGCGGTGATCTCTTCGCCGGCCAACATCCGCGCCGACACATCGGTGGCGGCAAGGTTGCCCAGTCGCGCCTTTTGTTCGCGGTTGGCCTCGGCGTCAATCCGCGCATAACTCGGGGCGCCATGTTGCGCCACCAATGAGCCATAGTGCACCGACGGGCTAGAACCGGTAACCGCGGTGATCTCGCTGGCCAGCAGGGCCAGCAAAATGCCATCCTTATCGGTCGTCCAGGTGCCACCGTCATGGCGCAGGAAGGACGCGCCGGCGGATTCCTCGCCACCGAAGGCCCCGGTGCCATCAAGCAATCCCGGAACAAACCACTTGAAGCCCACCGGGACCTCCACCAGGGTGCGCCCCAAGGAAGTGGCGACCCGATCGATCATGGAGGAGGAGACCAGTGTTTTGCCGATGCTGGTATCGGGTGACCAGCCGGTGCGGTGCGTGTACAAGTACTCGATCGCGACGGCCAGGAAATGATTCGGGTTCATCAGCCCGGCATCGGGGGTGACGATGCCGTGCCGGTCGGCGTCCGCATCGTTGCCCGTGGAGATATCAAAGGAGGCACGGGCGGCGATCAGTGAGGCCATCGCATTGGCCGAGGAGCAGTCCATTCGGATCTTGCCGTCGGTATCCAGGGACATGAACGCAAAGCGTGGATCCACCCCGGGATTCACGACGGTCAAATCCAGTTTGTGAGTCTCGGCAATCGCGCCCCAGTAGTCCACCGCCGCCCCGCCCATCGGATCCGCGCCAATGCGCAGCCCCGAGGAGCGGATGGCGTCCAGATCTAGGACCGAGGGCAGGTCGTTGACGTATGACGCCATGAAGTCGAAGGCACCGATCTTGCCACCCAGACGCGCGGCGCCCAGTGACATGCGCTTAACCCCGGCCAGTTTGGCCTCCAGCAACTCATTGGCGCGGTTCGCGATCCACGAGGTGGCGTCGGTATCGGCCGGTCCACCGTGCGGAGGGTTGTACTTCAATCCGCCATCGGCCGGTGGGTTGTGCGAGGGAGTGATGATGATGCCATCAGCGCGTGGTGCGGATTTATTGGCGTTGTGCTTCAGGATCGCATGGCTCAGCGCGGGGGTGGGGGTGAATCCGGTGCGAGCGTCGGTGAGGATGAGAACGTCGTTGCCGGCCAGAACTTCCAGCACGGTATCTTGTGCCGGGTCCGAGAGCGCGTGGGTGTCCTTGCCAACAAACAGTGGACCGGTGATCCCGGCGCCGCGGCGGTATTCCACGATGCCCTGGGTGATGGCCGCAATGTGGTCCTCGTTGAATGAGCCATTCAGTGAGGTGCCGCGGTGTCCCGAGGTGCCGAAGGCGACGCGCTGGTCGGGATTCGAGGGATCCGGGTGGATCTCAAAGTACGCATCGCGTACTTCTGAGAGATTGATGAGGTCTTGGGGCAATGCCGGTGTCCCGGCGCGAGGATGGGCCATGGAGCCAGTTTCTCATTCTTTTTGTCTTTGACCCGGGTCATCGGGCACATGACGTCGTGCTCCCGTTGGCGTCGACTCCGAGCTATGAGCGTGCCCCGCGGAGCGTAATGACGTGTTCGGCCAGGGTTCGAGCGGGGCCGACTAGGAGTCGATCGGGCACCACGTGGTCCTCGCCGTCGATATTGAGGGACCAGATGAAGGCATCACGGACCTCGGGTGCTGGCGCCGGTTCCTGAATGGAACGCAATTGATTCAGCGCCTGATGAGCCATCGTGAACCAATCCGGATCCTGCTGACCGGAGGGCTCCTGAACGGGTAAGTCCAGGACCCCGCGCCGAGACATACCGGCCACACCTCCGGAGCGCACCACACGGATGCGCAGTGCCTCACTCATCGTCGCTCTCCTTCAGGCGTGGCACCACGCCGACCGTGTCCCAGGCCTGCTTCAGTGCGCTTTCGACCGTCGAACCTGTCCCATGATCGCGTCGGGCCTGAAGCAGGGTTTGCTCGGCGAAGGTAGCGAAGTCTGCGTCTTTGGGCAGCGCGCGGGTAGCAATAACGTTGAACCACAGCGAACCAGCGGTTTCCCAAGCATTTCCACCCAGCGACTTGGCAAAAAGCGCAAACGCCCGGTTGGGAATGCCGGAGTTCAGATGAACTCCGCCGTTGTCCTCGGTGGTCTTCACATATTCGGCCATGGTGGCCGGCTGTGGATCCTTCCCCAGAATCGAATCGTTGTAGGCGGTTCCGGGTTCGATCATGGAGCGCAATGCGACACCGGCGACCGCGTCGGTGAATAGGCCCTTGCCGATCAGCCAGCTGGCGTTGGCGGCATCCTCACCCGCCACAAATTGCTCCACCAGCGCGCCAAAAACGTCGGCGATGGATTCGTTTAATGCCCCGGACTGGCCCTGGTACTCCAAGTTTGTGGTGTACTGCAGCAGGCCGTGGCCCAGTTCGTGGGCGATCACCGAGAGTGAAGAGGTGAAGGAATTGAAGATCTCGCCGTCTCCGTCGCCCATCACCATTTGCGTGCCGTCCCAGAACGCGTTGTCATAATGTTCGCCATAGTGCACCGTGCCACGCAGCACCAGTCCGGCGCCGTCCAGTGAGTTTCGTTTGAACAGATCCGCGAGGAATCCGTAGACGTGCCCCAGCCCGTCATAGGCCCGGTTGACGTCGATGTCCTCACTGGGTTTTTGGCCTTCGGAACGGATCAAGGTACCGGGGGTAATCTCCACGCCCTGAGCATCGGAAATGATCCGGTGCAGCCTGCCGGTCGGCTCAATGAGCCAAGTGAGTTTGTGGTGTGCTGTCGTGCGTTCGTGCAGCAGAGCCTGATCCAGCAGCATGGTTTGGCGGGCCAAGGTAGCGATGCGAGTACGGGACGCGGAGACCCGCCCTATAGCCTTGTCAACGGAGGGCGGAGGTGAGATGAACTCGCGCATTGAATCCGGCACTTCCCACGCCCCGTCACAGGCGGCCATGGAAGCCAAAAGATACGGGGGAACTGCATGGTGTCGGTGGTGCATACTTGCTGCCGCTTCCGGTTTGTCCGTGTCCATGTGCTCAACTCTGGCACCGGATCCTGAGTGGTCAGTGTGAGCGCGCTGTGTTCGTGCTTACTGGCTCAGCTGGAAGCCAGCAACAGCGACGAATCACCGTGCATCATTCACGGGAAAAACGGCGTGATCGCGAACGATGGGAAACGTGGGCGTGCCTGAGGATGAACGGCACGAGCAAAGGCCAGGAGCGCATTTCTGGGGCCGGCAAGCCCCGCTGGTCCGCTAGTTCGTATCCGGCTCCGCCACAATCCCTCGCCTCACTAACCAGCGGTTGGGGCAGAACAGCCACGTTCGGCAGGGCCAACCACAGCCCCCTGGGTATCCTCAGATGCCGTCTCCGCAGCAGGGATATCGCGTGCCTGGAGATCCGATGGTTGTCCCAGCCGCGTCCGGGGCGTTGTCCATTGCCGCGATGGTGGCAGGAATTATTGGACTGCTCACGGGCGGATTGCTCTTGGTTCCCGAGCTTGTGGCCACTATCTGCGGGCACCTCGCCCTGCGCCGCGAACCGCATATGGGCCGGATGGCGATCACCGGACTCATCACCGGCTACCTGGATGCACTCGTCTTCGGGTTTGTGCTGTTGCTGTTGATCTTTGTTCCCATCCTTGCCTCCACTGGTATGCCATAACCCGCTGACACTCGTGGCCGTGCGAGCCCAGCCTCGCCCGGCACACGATTACTTAACGGCGCTTCCGGCCATGGCAAGTGAGACGGGTCGGGGGAGGCGCTGAGCCGCTGCGGCAAGTACTCGATTCCCCACGCCTGAAACGACGCTGACGGGGGTCTTTCGGCGATCGAGGGCACGCAGTGCGGTAGTGATGACCGCGCTGGCACTCTGCAGCCGTCCAACGGCCGCATCCTGGTTGCCGAGCACGTCAAAGAACTCGGTGCGGGTAGCTCCCGGGCAGAGTGCGAGCACGCGGAGGTCGGCAGCCTTCGTCTCATAAGCCAGGGCTTCCGTGAAGCTGAGGACAAATGCCTTTGTTGCTCCGTAGACCGCCATCCCCGGTACGGGCTGGAATCCCGCGGTACTGGCCACGTTGATCAGTGCGCCCCGTCCCGAGGCGAGCATTTCCGGCAGAAAAGCCCGCGTGATGTCGACCAGGGTCGCCACATTCAGTGCGATCTCCGAGGCGATCACCGCGGGATCCTCCTCAACCAGCGGGCCGCTCGTGGCGAAACCCGCGTTGTTGATCAACGTATCGATGCTGATGCCCCTGCCCGCGAGTTCATCGCGGAGTTCCGCACCGGCTCCCGGATGGATCAAATCCTTTGACAACGTCGTGACCGAAATTCCATGAGCCGTACGCAACTCCTTCGCGAGGTCCTCAAGTCGATCGATTCTGCGCGCAACTAGAACAAGGTTGGCTCCGCGCGCTGCCAATCGAGTGGCAAACTCCGCGCCTAGCCCGGAGCTCGCTCCGGTGATCAGCGCCGTGGTCTGGGTGTACGTCATGGTCTTGGTCATGGTAGATCCGTTCGTTGAATGAATAACCGAAGTAGGCGATGACAACATAGTAGGCAGTGGCACCATAGTTGTCAATGGCTACATCGCGGCTATGCTAGTCATATGATCGATCAGCCTTACCACCACGGAAAGCTCCGCGAAGTGTTACTGGACCGTGCGGCGGAATTTATTGAAGAAGCAGGAGTCGAAGGACTTTCACTGCGGCAACTCGCACGGGACGCGGGCGTGAGCCATGCAGCCCCGGGCAAACATTTTCGCGACAAGCAGGCACTTCTTGATGCCCTCGCCCTTCGCGGCTTCCTCGCCATGAATGCCCGGATCACT from Paeniglutamicibacter sp. Y32M11 encodes the following:
- the thiE gene encoding thiamine phosphate synthase, translating into MSPSITRGVYLVADSASTAGRELHDVVAQAVAGGIRTVQLRCKDTSAAEFLDIVLACAKHTDGRADLLINDRVDVYLAARAAGASVQGVHIGQSDLGPAVVRQLIGPDAILGLSAATAQEIRVANTLEEHLPGTITYLGVGAVHATPTKKDHPEPLGHVGLARVVLSTKLPVIAIGGIHEEDVSPLAAAGAAGIAVVRAICAADDPLAATLHLSELWEESTR
- a CDS encoding aldehyde dehydrogenase family protein, which codes for MGTFPTPPNPVAPSGSTALNQLELPQVVTTLPEHIVELVASMHDVVSTRLAHPRRFRASQLKALERMLEAHEQDFLDALADDLGKGPVEAKMTEIDMVRVEIDHAQLHLSEWMESKSVKIPLALQPAAAKIEPQPLGVVLVIGAWNYPLQLILAPLVASIAAGNVTVLKPSELAPATSALLGRLIPQFLDQRACAVVQGGASTTTVLLKQQFDHIFYTGGERVGKIVAVAAAQQLTPVTLELGGKSPAVVMDGASAAVARRLVFGKFMNAGQTCVAPDYVLAVGDSARALEKSLAKVITSFYGKNPLLSKDYGRIVNRAHFDRLVACLEDGEVLIGGGYDEDTLKIEPTVMINIDPDSPLLREEIFGPILPIISVESFDAAVRFVNARPNPLVAYLFSENPRLQSAYGDQVRAGAIVHNAPNVHLAVPTLPFGGVGTSGMGSYHGRHGFERLSQMRAVLGKTTVVDTMRAVYPPYTWAKSKIIDRML
- the pgm gene encoding phosphoglucomutase (alpha-D-glucose-1,6-bisphosphate-dependent); the encoded protein is MAHPRAGTPALPQDLINLSEVRDAYFEIHPDPSNPDQRVAFGTSGHRGTSLNGSFNEDHIAAITQGIVEYRRGAGITGPLFVGKDTHALSDPAQDTVLEVLAGNDVLILTDARTGFTPTPALSHAILKHNANKSAPRADGIIITPSHNPPADGGLKYNPPHGGPADTDATSWIANRANELLEAKLAGVKRMSLGAARLGGKIGAFDFMASYVNDLPSVLDLDAIRSSGLRIGADPMGGAAVDYWGAIAETHKLDLTVVNPGVDPRFAFMSLDTDGKIRMDCSSANAMASLIAARASFDISTGNDADADRHGIVTPDAGLMNPNHFLAVAIEYLYTHRTGWSPDTSIGKTLVSSSMIDRVATSLGRTLVEVPVGFKWFVPGLLDGTGAFGGEESAGASFLRHDGGTWTTDKDGILLALLASEITAVTGSSPSVHYGSLVAQHGAPSYARIDAEANREQKARLGNLAATDVSARMLAGEEITARLTEAPGNGAKIGGLKVTTENAWFAARPSGTEDKYKIYAESFLGDEHLARVQAEAKTIVDTVLG
- the thiM gene encoding hydroxyethylthiazole kinase, whose amino-acid sequence is MPAIAPSYFLDPGVLADTLESMRAGAPLVQCLTNAVVTNFTANVLLAAGASAAMVDFPGESGDFAALASSVLVNLGTPGSEQRASMRETVAAATVAHTPWVLDPVAIGALRIRTSLAHEFAAASPTVIRGNPSEILVLAGSGGGGRGVESTDSVTAAAHAARQLALRTGAVVAVSGATDLITDGRRSVHVHGGSPMLTRITGGGCALGAICAAFLPAHPDPLVATVSAHAFYSAAATRAEAMSLGPGSFAPAFLDALHLLSPEQLRATAVFS
- a CDS encoding M4 family metallopeptidase; translated protein: MDTDKPEAAASMHHRHHAVPPYLLASMAACDGAWEVPDSMREFISPPPSVDKAIGRVSASRTRIATLARQTMLLDQALLHERTTAHHKLTWLIEPTGRLHRIISDAQGVEITPGTLIRSEGQKPSEDIDVNRAYDGLGHVYGFLADLFKRNSLDGAGLVLRGTVHYGEHYDNAFWDGTQMVMGDGDGEIFNSFTSSLSVIAHELGHGLLQYTTNLEYQGQSGALNESIADVFGALVEQFVAGEDAANASWLIGKGLFTDAVAGVALRSMIEPGTAYNDSILGKDPQPATMAEYVKTTEDNGGVHLNSGIPNRAFALFAKSLGGNAWETAGSLWFNVIATRALPKDADFATFAEQTLLQARRDHGTGSTVESALKQAWDTVGVVPRLKESDDE
- a CDS encoding SDR family oxidoreductase: MTKTMTYTQTTALITGASSGLGAEFATRLAARGANLVLVARRIDRLEDLAKELRTAHGISVTTLSKDLIHPGAGAELRDELAGRGISIDTLINNAGFATSGPLVEEDPAVIASEIALNVATLVDITRAFLPEMLASGRGALINVASTAGFQPVPGMAVYGATKAFVLSFTEALAYETKAADLRVLALCPGATRTEFFDVLGNQDAAVGRLQSASAVITTALRALDRRKTPVSVVSGVGNRVLAAAAQRLPRPVSLAMAGSAVK